Genomic window (Flexivirga aerilata):
GGACGAGCGCGGCCATGACGTGGTGGTCGTGCAGCCATGCGTGCAGCGCGGTGCCCTCGGCGGCGTCGAGCACGAGCGCACCCCGCTGCGCGACCAGCGCCCGGTCGTGCTGCCCGAGTGTTCCCCGGCAGACGAGCACGTAACGCCCCAGTGCGACGTCGTCGAAGCGAGGCTGCCGGTCCGCCGCGTCGTCCGGGCCGATGACGGCGTTGGGGCAGAGTGACCCGGCCAGCCGGTCGCGGCGGGTGTGCAGCGCCGGGGTGTTGCCGTGCAGCCGCGGCGACGCCGCGTCGTTGACGAACGCCCGCAGGCCGCGGGCGGATGCCAGGCGTGGTGCGATCAGGCGGCGCGCGAGGTCGCCGGCCCGGCCGCCCTGGGTCATGGCACGTCCGAGGAGGATGGCGGTGCGGATGAGCTCGGCGGCGTGCCGGGTGCGTTCGGTCTCGTAGGTCGCGAGCCACTGCTCGGGCAGGTCGCCGCGCAGGACGCCCGCGATCTTCCAGGTCAGGTTGAGGGCGTCGCGCAGCCCTGCGCCCATCCCCTGGCCGATGAAGGGCGGAGTGAGGTGGGCGGCGTCGCCGAGGAGCAAGACCCGGCGGTCCTGCCACCGGTCGGCGACCTGGGCGCGGAAGGTGTAGTCGGTCACTCGGCGCAGCGTCAGGTCGGCGGCATCGCACGGTCCGGTCCACGGCGCGATGAGTGGGCGGATGGCGTCGAGGTCGCCGAAGTCGGCGGCGGTCTCGCCGTCGAGGAGGCGGAACTCCCAGCGATAGCGCCGGTCGCCGATGCGCATGTAGGTGCCGGCGCGGTGGGTGTCGCAGAGCTGGTGCACGCCCTCCCACGCGTCGATCGGCACCCCGGTCTCCACGTCGACGACCAGCCACCGCTGCTCGAAGCCCTTGTCGACCATCCGGGCACCGATCGCCGAGCGCACGACACTGTTGGCACCGTCGCAGCCGAGGACGAACGCCGCGGTGGTGCGGTGTTCGGTGCCGGACCCGGTGTCGCGGTAGGTGACCTCGGCTCGCCCGTGGGCGACGTTTGCCACCGCCGTGACCTCCGCGCCGCCGACGAACCGCACCGCGTCCTCGCGGGCCAGCCGGGTGCGCAGCAGCTGCTCCAGCTCCGGCTGGTCGAACATATTGGCCTGCGGGTAGCCGTGCACCCCGACGAGCCGGTCGCGGCTGAACTCGGCGAGGGTGCGGTGCTGCCGGTCGATCAGGCGCAGCCCTCGCGCGGGTCGGGAGATGGCAGCGAAGTCGTCCGCGAGTCCCAGCCGGCCGAGGATGCGGTAGATCTCGTCGTCGAGGTGCACCGCCCGCGGTTGCGGGTAGGCCTCGTGCCAGCGGTCCAGCACCAGGCACCGCACGCCATACGCGGCGAGCAGGGACGCGGCGACGACCCCGGTGGGGCCCGCGCCGACCACGATGACGTCGGGCCCACGGCCGGTCGCGGTCATGGCTGCAGCACTCTCCAGGCCAGGGCGAACCCGGCGAGTGCGGCGGTGACCTCGGCGTCGGAGACCTGCGGCCCGTCGCCCGCCCGGGGCACGAGGGTGACGACGACCCCGTCCTCACCGAGCTCGGCACGGACATCCTCGATGCCGTCGTCGGCTCCGGCCGCCGCGAGCGCGGCGCGCACCGCACGACACGTGGCGTCGAGCCGCAGCGGGACCTTGTGGATCTTGCCGACCGACGTCATCGGTATGGCGTCGACGACGTACACCGCCTTGGGCGCCGCGGCCGGCTCCGGCACCCGGCCGGCGGCCCACGCGCGCAGGTCACCGCCGGCGACCGGCTCGGCGACGCTGACGTAGGCGACGGGCACCTCGCCCGAGTGCAGATCGGGCATCCCGACCGCGGCCGCACCGGTGACGGCGGGGTGGGCGAGCAACGCCTCCTCGACGACCGCGGGGTCGAGGTTGTGGCCGCCGCGCACGATGAGGTCCTTCGCACGTCCCACCAGGTGGATGAAGCCGTCGTCGTCGACCCGTGCGAGGTCACCGGTGTCGAGCCAGCCGTCGCGCAGCTTGCCGAGACCCTCCACGATCAGCCGTCCGCCCGGCTCGCGGCCGGTGACGTAGCCGGGGAACACCGTCGGGCCAGTGATGACGAGGGTGCCGCTGCTGCCCGCGGGCAGGTCGGTCCAGCTGCCGTCGTCCTCGATCCGCACGGTCTTCAAATCCTGATAGGGCAGCCGCTGGCCCACCGTGCCGGGCCGCGGGTGGGCGGCGAAGCCGCGCGCGCTCGCGCAGGTGGCCTCGGTGAGGCCGTACCCCTCGACGAGGGTGACGCCGGTGGTGGTCTCGAACGCCGAGCGCACACCCGGCGGCAGCGCAGCCGCGCCGACGATGGCGAACCGCATCGAGGAGATGTCGGCGTCGACCGGCACCCCGGCGAGGACGGCATACACGGTCGGCACGGCGCTCATCGTGCTGATCCGCCGGCTCTCGACGAGCTTCCAGAAGACGCCGTAGAGGTGCGGATCGCGGTAGCCGAGCGGGCCGGCCCACACCGACCGCTGCCCGCGCAGGATCGGCGCGAGCAGGGTGACCACGAGGGCGTTGACGTGGAACAACGGGAGCGCGGCGAAAATCGACGCGTCGTCGTCGAGAGCGGTGTTGGCCGCGACGCTCCAGGCGTCGACCACCTCGTTGCGGTGGGTGTGCGCGGCGAGCTTGGGGTTGCCGGTGGTGCCGCCGGTGTGGAAGACCGACGCCAGGTCGTCAGCGTGCGGCGGCTCGCCGTCGAACCGGTCGGCGTGCGCCCGGGCGGCCTCCGCCGTGAGGTCGACGACGCGGGCGGTGTCGCCAACGTCGGCGGGTCGCCCCGCGTCGGCCGGCGCGGACGCGCCGCCCGTCGGGCCGAGGACGACGACCGCGTCGACCGCGCCGCTCCTCGCGAGCGCGGCACCGTGCTCCCACGACGCGGCGTCGAGCTCGCGGGAGGCGACGACCACCACGCGGGCGCCCGTGACGCCGAGGAGCCGGTGCACCTGCTGCTCCGAGAGCGCGCTGTTGACGGGCGCGGCGATGCCGGCGAGCTCGGCGGCCAGCGTCGCGGTCACGAGCTGGTCGCAGTTGGGGCTGATCAGCGCGACCGTGTCGTCGCGCCGTACGCCGAGTCCGTGGAGCACGTTGGCGACGCGGTGCACGTCGGCCAGCAGTTCGGCATACGTCCGCGACACCGTCTGCTGCCAGTGCTCGGCGTCGGGCATGACGCTGACGGCCGTGCGCTGCGGCCACTGCGCTGCGGACCGCACGAGTGCTTCGTAGGTCGTGGCGGGCAGGTCGCGCTGTGCGAGCGGGATCTGCTCGATCTGCGCCAGGTCGTCGGGTGCGTCGTACCGCGCCGGCCACGCGGTGCGCCCGGTCAGGACGGGGCCCGCCATCACGAGTGCCTGACCGTGGTCCGCTGCGTGCCCAGGTCGAGTGCGCCGTCCGGGGTGGCGATCGTGAGCTCGAGGCGGTCGCCGTCCTGGAGATAGTGGGGATTCTTGGCCTGGGACTGGAAGAACTTGCGCCACTTCAGCGCCGGCGGCAGCAGCGCGCCGATCAGCTCGACCGGCCGCGGCGGTGCCTTGAGCGCGGTGCCGCCCGGCGTGCCCGTCAGCAGCAGGTCGCCGGTGTCCAGGCGCTGGAAGCGAGCCAGTGCGGCGAGGGCCTGCTCGGGGCTGTAGATCATGTCGAGGCAGGTGCTGTCCTGGCGCACCTGGCCGTCGACCGTGAGGCGCAGCCGCAGCTCGGGCAGCCGCCGGAGCTCGGCGTCGTCGAGCAGCAACAGGACCGGGCCGACCGGGGTGAAGGTCGGGTAGGACTTGGCCTCGAAGAACTGGGTCTTGGGCAACTGGACGTCACGGGCCGAGACGTCGTTGGTGATGACGAGGCCGGCCACGTGACGGGTCCAGGTGGACGAGGTGACGGTGTCACCGACCGTGAGGGGCTCGCCGATGACCAGGCCGAGCTCGATCTCGTAGTCGAGGAAGCGGACGTGCTCCGGCCGGACGATGTCGTCGGTGGGGCCGCTGATCGAGCCGGACGTCTTGCGGAAGAAGGTCAACGGCACCGTCTCGGGGTTCATGCCCGAGTCCTCGACGTGGCTGACGTAGTTGGTCATCTGCGCGACGACCCGGCATGGGGCCGTGACGGGGGAGACCAGGTCGAGGCTCGCGACGGCGGTCCCGCCGGGGCCGGCCGCGGCGGCGTCGACCGCGGCGCGGTCGGCGAGAAGCTGCCCGGTCGTGACCGCGTCGGTCGCGACCCGGGCGGCGGTGCCGTCGGCGGTGAGCACCCACCAGGCGTCGGCGGTGCGCAGAACGGAGGTAGTCATGAGGAGGCAACTTTCAGCAGGCCGCGGAGGCGTTCGAGGTCGAACTCGTTGTCCTCGCGCAGGGATCGGATGATGGAACGGGCCTCGGCGAGCGCATCCTTGCCCGGAGCGACACCGAGGAAGTCGGGGGTGGCAGGCGGCCCCCACTGGGCCAGGCCGGAGGCGGACATCGGGGCCCAGCCCGGAGTGAGGTGGCAGTCGAACAGGTCGCCGTCGGCGAAATGTTCGACGAGGAAGCCGTCCGGGTCGCGCCAGTAGTCGAACAGCTGGCTGCCCTGGATGTGCCGGCCGATGCCCCAGGACCGCCGGTAGCCCTCGTCCAGCAGGTACTGCCCACCCGCGGCCATCGCGTCGAGGTCGGCGACCTGGTAGGCCGAGTGCACGTAACGGTTGGAGGGGCCGAGGTTCATCGCGAGCGTGTGGTGGTCGGCCGGTTCGTCGCCCCGGTCGCAGCGGATGAAGCTCATGGTCGGCCCGCGGTGCCGCTGCCCCTCGTAATAGAGGAAGTCGCTGACGATCAGCCCGAGGTTCTCGAGGTACCAGTCGAGCGCCTCGCCATACCGGGTCGACTGCAGCACCACGTGCCCGAGTCGTTGCACCCTGGCCGGTGCGCGCAGCGGCCGTTGCGTGGCGTTGACGCGGCGAGCCTCGCCGCCGAGGTTGAGCGCCAAGGGCGCCTGGGCAGGGAGCCGGGGGAGTTCGTGGGTGTCGGCGACGACCCGGACGGGCAGACCGCTCGGGTCGACCAGCTCGACCCCGACGCCGCCGATCGACTCCGGCAGCGGTCGCACCGTGGTCCGGTGCGCAGCGGCCAGCCGGAGCAGGTCGGTGGCGTCTGCGGCGCGGAAGGTCGGGCCGAGGAACCGGCTCTCGCGGCGTTTGCGGACGATCACGCACGGGCTGCCCGGATCGGTGCCGCGCAGCTGGAGTTCGTCGGGCGATGTCGCGGCCGTCACGAAGCCGAAGGCGTGCGCGAAGCGCTCGGCCGCGGCCAGGTCGGGCTTGGCGAACTCGAGCCAGGCGAGGTCGCGCACCTTGATGACCGGGTTGCGGTGCCGGCCGGGGTGTTCGCCGGGCAGGCCGCCCTGTTCGGAGTGGACGCCGCTGTGCGGGTCGTGAGCCTGGTGCCCGGGGAGTTCGCGCGGGGTCGTCGTCGTCATCGCGCCACCACCTTCCTTACGAAGATGACTGTATCATCAAAACTGATCATATGATCAGTGAATCGGGTATGGCGATTCTGCCGATTCGACGATTACGGCGATCCCGGCGATTGCGTCGCCGACCGGGGTGGTGTGCGTTCCTTACGCCTGGGGCGCCGGGGGAAGCTCGATCGCGCTGATGCGTTCGGCCTCGCGCCGGTCCAGGCCGAGCATGAGCAGCACCCGCCGGGCGAGGTCGGTCGCGGTCGACTCCGCGTCGAGGTCCTCGTCCTCGAGCAGCAGTTGCGCGGTGCCGAGGAACGCCCCGCCCACCATCATGAACAGGTGCTGCGGGTCTCCGACGAATCGTCCCTGCGCCACGCCGGCCGTCAGGTCCGCCAGCGCTCCCTGCCGGAACCCGCGGTCGATCGTCAGGATCCGGGGGCCGACCGCCAGTGCCAGCCGTGCGACCAGCGGCTGGGATCGCACCAGCACCAGCGCGAACCGGTAGCTGGTGGCGAACAACTCCGCGGGCTCGGTGAGTCCGACGGTCGCCACCGCGCGCCACTCGTCGAACATGTCGAGCGTCGCCAGCACGGCGGCGTCGAACAGGTCCTCCTTGGATGCGAAGTGGTTGTAGAACGACCCGAAGCCGACATCGGCCCGGTCGGTGATCTCCCGGATCGTGGCGGCCGAGTTGCCCTCGGCCAGGAACTCCTGCGCCGATCGGATGAGGGCGGCCCGGGTGTGCGCCTTACGGCGATCGAGGCGTGAGGACTCCATGAGCCGATGCTACTGATCAGATGATCACCTCACCGGGGAGGTGTGGCCGCCCCGCGGGTCAGTCGGGCAATTCCTCGATGGTGACCGGCTCCCGTTCGGCGACGCCGTTCACACCGTGCCGGAAGCTGCTCGTCGACTCCACGTCACTGGCATCGGGCGCTTCCCGAGGCGGCGGACGAGCATCTGGGCCGCCTGGCTGATCCCTTCGGCGAAGGTCGGAAACGCGAATTCCATCTCAGCGACCGCCTCGATGCGCATGCCCGCAGCCATGCTCGTCGCGGCGACCTGGATGACCTCGGCGGAGTACTCGCCGAGGACGTGGGCGCCGACGATGCGGCGCTCTTGCGTGTCGATGATCAGCTTGCAGAAGCCGTTGGGGCGACCGTCGGCGATAGGCCGCAGGAGATCGTCGTAGCGAGCGACCGCCACCTCGCAGGGGTAGCGTTGCCGAGCTTGTTCCTCGGTCAGGCCGACCATGCCGTACTCCGGGTCGGTGAAGCTGCCGACGGGGACGACCTCGTGGGTGACGCCTCGCGTCGGTCCTAGCACGGCGTTCTCCGCCGCGACGCGGCCCTCGTGGACGGCGCTCGAGACGAGCATGCTGTTCCCGTCGACGTCGCCGCAGGCGAAGATGTGCGGCGCCGAGGACTGCAGGTGCTCGTCGACGACGACATAGCCGCGATCGGTGACGACCCCGGCAGCCGCCGCGTCGACGAGGTCGGCGTTGCCTGGCCAGCCGACTGCGGTAATGGTGCGCTGGACGTCGACGACCCTTGGCGTCCCGTCGCGCAGTGACAGGCAGACCTGCATGCCACCGGGTCGAGCGTCGAGCTGGTCCACGGAGGCGCCGGTCACGACCGTCATGCCACGTGCCGTGAAGGCCGACGCGAGGCCGACGGAGATCGCGTGATCGGCCCGCGGAAGCAGTCGCGGCGCCGCGCCGATCAGGGTGTCCTGGCAGCCGAAGCCGTGCAGGATCGAGGCGAGCTGGCAGCCGGTGTCGGACGTGCCGACGATGCAGGCACTCGTGGGGATGCGGGTGATCGCGCGAGCGTCTTCGTAGGTGATCGCGAGCTCGGCCCCGGGCACGTCCAACCGCCCAGGGCGGCCGCCGATGGCGAGGATGATCCGGTCGGCGCTCCAGGTTCGACCGTCGTCTGCGGCGATCGTGTGAGTCCCGACGAAGCGGAGGTCGCCGGTGTTTTCCGCGAGGGAGACCGCACCGGCCCGCAGGTGGTCGGCGAGACGCTTGCCCTCGTAGGCGTAACGCGCGACGCGATCGGCGTTGGCCAACGCTGCACCGACGTCGATCTCCGGACGGGGACCGGTCAGGCCGAATGCCGGCCACGACTCCCAGTCGCGGGCCAGCCGGGCAGCACGAGCCAGGGCCCGCACCGGGGCCGGTCCCCGGCTGAGCGCGGTCCCGCCGACCTGGTGACGCTCGACGAGGGTCACCTCCGCACCGAGCTCCGCCGCGTGCAGGGCCGCCGTCAACCCGGCCGGCCCGCCACCGACGACGAGGACACGCATGCGCCCGCGCCGCCTCAGCGCACGTCGGGCGACGACGCGCCGACGGCGGCGCGGGCGCGCTCGACCACGGCGCGGGCGCGGGGCGTCTGGCGCATGACCAGCGTCCACTGGGCGAGGCGCAGCGCCCGGCCGGGATCGCCACCTGCTCCCAGCCAGAAGTCCCCGGCGTGGTCGGCGTAAGCCTCCGGGTGGAGCCGCACGAGCTCGTCATACCGGCGCTTCGCCCGATCCCGCCAAACCCGGGCCCGGTCATGCTGCCCGAGGCCCCGCAGGGCGAGGGCAAGGTGCGCGGCGTACTCCGGGTCGTCGCTCGTCTCCGCCACCGGGCGCAGGTAGCCGGCGGCTGCAGCGGCATCACCGCGGAGCAGCTCGATCTCCGCGAGGTGACCGGTGGCGGGCGCGTAGGCCGGGACTCGGCGCCGCGCCGCGTCGAATGCCTCGTGTGCAGCCGTGAGGTCTCCCTCCCGCATCCACATCACCCCACGCCGGAAGTCCAGCTGAGCCAGGGGGAAGGGCGAGACACCACGGTGCGCGTCGTGGGCCGCGGCGAAGGCCTGCACGGCTTCGGCGATGCTGCCGCGCTCGGCATACAGGACGGCTTGCGCGCTGAGGCTGGCGAAGTCCGACTGGTGCGAAGCGGCGTTCTGCAGCAGGAGTTCAGCTTCCTCGTAGCAGCCGACCGCCTGCAGGATCGCTGACCGGTCCGCATCGAGGCCGTCGACGGACGGTTCGGCTCGGTGCGCAGCGTCGAGGTCGGACCAGGCGTCGGCGAACCGGTGCAGGGTCGCCCTGGTCCTGGCTCTTGCCGACAGGGCGATGGCGCTGTGCGGCGCGGTGGCGACCATCCGGTCGGCGACCTGGAAGGCCAGCTCGTAGTCGGCGACGCAGCCGAGCAGGTGCCCCCGCAGGGTCAGCAGATCGACGAGAGCGGCTTGCTGCTCGAGGACCCGGTGGGCAGCCGAGTCCGGTGACCCTGCCGGGAGTGCCTGCCCCGCCAGCATGTCGACCTGCGCGGTGAGGTTGGCCAGAGCGAGCGTGCCGTCCGTGGTCCGTACGTCGCCTCGGTCCATGACCGTCGCGGTCACGGCGCCGGCTCTTCAGCGGCCGGCGGCAACAGGGAGCGGAGGACCGTCATCGCGTCCGGGGGCGTCGGGTTGGGGGCGACCAGGTAGGGGAAGGTGTGGGTCGCGGGCCTCGTCGCCTGGTCGACTCCGTCGCTGATCCGCTCACCGTCGACGCCGTTGACCAGGAGCGTGTAGAGGGTGTCCACGATGTCGTCGTTGGGCGCTCGGCCACCGCAGGTCGTGTGTTCCCGCCCAACGAGTGCGGCGCGCTCGATCTCGAAGCTGCTGCTCTCGGAGAACGGCTTGGAGGTGTCGACGACGAGAAAGTCGGCGAAGAGCAGGTCGGTCAGGGGGTGCGTGCCGTGCTCGCCCGGCGGCCAGACGATGTCGCCGGCAAGGCGGTCGAAGAAAGCCAGGTTGGCGTCGAAGCGGGCACGGTAGGCGCCCTCGTAGTCCGGTCGGACGGCGAAGGCGTCCTCCTCGTTGTAGAGGTCCCGGATCTCCAGGTCGCGGTTGACCTGGTCGAACTTCTTGCTCGCGAGGATGACGTTCTTGATCTCCGGACGCCCCATGCGCTCCAGCCGTGTTGGTCGGCCACCCGCGATCACCGTCTCGCCGACCACCCCGAGCAGCGGACCGGCGTCGGGTCCGAAGACTGCTGCGGGGTCGATCTCGATGACGATGGCCAGGACGTTCGCGCCCTGCAGGGCATTGGACGCGCCCTCGGGCTGGAAGGCGAGCTGCTCGATGGCGTCGGTCGCGAGGACGCCCTTGAGGTCGATGAAGAACGGGTCGAGGCGGGGGCCGGCGAAGATCCGCACCCCGCCGGTCTCGGTCGGCTCGTCGACCGGGAACCGGAGCTGCTCCCCGCCGGGCAGCGTGCACGTGCCGGTCTGCGCCGACGGCTCGCTGCCCGCGCTCGCGCCCGGAGCGTCGAAGGTGACGTCGAGGGTGTATTCCTGGTCACCGACGGAGAAGCCCTGCCCGTCCCGTGCGACGGGTCGTACTCGGAAGCGGTAGACGAGCGCGTCCGAGAAGCGCGCCGCCGGGGCGGCCGCAGGGAACACATCGAGCGCCAGGACGAGACGACCGGGGCGGTCCGGGCTGGGGAAGGTGTAGACGTCCGCCACGTCAGAGGCTGGGTCGATGAGAATCCGTGGTCCGGAGAAGTGGTCAGCCATGGTGGGCTCCTTAGGCGGGTGAATGGGTTGTTGGGTCAGGTGTCGAGGTCCGCGATCCAACGCAGAGCGCTCAGGCTCGGAAGGAAGCAGTACTCGCCGCCACGGTTGACGACGAACGGTGGCAGTCCTTGGAAGCGGCGGCGGATCGGGGTGCGTGGAACGGTGAACTGTCCGTCGTCATTCGCGCCCACGAGCGGGTCTTTCTCGACGGGGACGCCGATGAACTTGCCATCGTTGACCCACTGCGCCTGGACGAACTCGAATTGCCGGGCCAGATGAGCGCCGATGAAGGCGAAGACGATGCCGCGGTCGGCGCCGTCATCCTCGTAGACACCCTGGGGCAGCGGTGGGCCGTAGTTGGTGCCGCGCCGGATCATCCGATGCAGCCGCACCTCGCCGGTGATGATCGCGTCGCGAGGGTTCATTCGCCGGGCGTGCGAGCCGAGCGGACACTTCAGGCCGCGCGGGTCGTCGCCGTACTGGAAGTCGTTGTTCCGGTGCGGGTCGGCCCCGAGCTCCGGGTCGTCCCGGTCGGGCGACAAAGGAAGTGGGGCGCCACTGGGCCAGCGGCCGACGACCTTGGCCGCCAGCAGCTCCTCGTCGGCTCGGTCGGCGGCACGGTCGCGCAGGTACTGACGGAAATCGGCGACTCGGGTGTGCAGCTTGCGGAAGGCGGCATAGGTGCCGCCTCGGCCCAGAATGTCGGGCTGCGGCACCGCCGCGATGCTGCCGGTCTCGTCTTCGAATCCCAGCAGGAACTCGCCCGCCTTCAACCGCTCTTCGCGGGAGTTGGTGCAGGGTATGGCGGCGCCCTCGATCGCCGGCTGGCCGATGCCGTCCTTGAAGCCGAACGGCTCCCGCTCATTGGGCGCAGCAAAGACCTCCTGCTGCCAGATGGTCGCCACCCCGGGCAGATCTCGCAAGGCGTCGCGAGCCAAGAGCAGGATCGCCTCCAATCGGGGGGCATCGGGAGCCAAGCCGACCAGCATGAGGTGGACGTCTTTGGATCCCAAGGGACCCTCCCAGTTCGCTGGTGAGCTGTCGCCGACATCGCCGAGCTCCGCCGCGCGAGCGGCCATGCCCTGCTGGAACTCGGGGGAGAAGGTCGCCAGAGAGTCCTCCGGCACGCCGATCGCGCGCAGGCCTTCGAAGCTGAACCCGATGGCGAGC
Coding sequences:
- a CDS encoding dihydrolipoyl dehydrogenase family protein, which gives rise to MRVLVVGGGPAGLTAALHAAELGAEVTLVERHQVGGTALSRGPAPVRALARAARLARDWESWPAFGLTGPRPEIDVGAALANADRVARYAYEGKRLADHLRAGAVSLAENTGDLRFVGTHTIAADDGRTWSADRIILAIGGRPGRLDVPGAELAITYEDARAITRIPTSACIVGTSDTGCQLASILHGFGCQDTLIGAAPRLLPRADHAISVGLASAFTARGMTVVTGASVDQLDARPGGMQVCLSLRDGTPRVVDVQRTITAVGWPGNADLVDAAAAGVVTDRGYVVVDEHLQSSAPHIFACGDVDGNSMLVSSAVHEGRVAAENAVLGPTRGVTHEVVPVGSFTDPEYGMVGLTEEQARQRYPCEVAVARYDDLLRPIADGRPNGFCKLIIDTQERRIVGAHVLGEYSAEVIQVAATSMAAGMRIEAVAEMEFAFPTFAEGISQAAQMLVRRLGKRPMPVTWSRRAASGTV
- a CDS encoding Dyp-type peroxidase; translated protein: MPDTMSTDHGSVPNLADVQAAVLQPRPTPYAGTYLALRIDDRRQARALVQRMLPMLDSVASFDAERQVSLAIGFSFEGLRAIGVPEDSLATFSPEFQQGMAARAAELGDVGDSSPANWEGPLGSKDVHLMLVGLAPDAPRLEAILLLARDALRDLPGVATIWQQEVFAAPNEREPFGFKDGIGQPAIEGAAIPCTNSREERLKAGEFLLGFEDETGSIAAVPQPDILGRGGTYAAFRKLHTRVADFRQYLRDRAADRADEELLAAKVVGRWPSGAPLPLSPDRDDPELGADPHRNNDFQYGDDPRGLKCPLGSHARRMNPRDAIITGEVRLHRMIRRGTNYGPPLPQGVYEDDGADRGIVFAFIGAHLARQFEFVQAQWVNDGKFIGVPVEKDPLVGANDDGQFTVPRTPIRRRFQGLPPFVVNRGGEYCFLPSLSALRWIADLDT
- a CDS encoding VOC family protein, encoding MTTTTPRELPGHQAHDPHSGVHSEQGGLPGEHPGRHRNPVIKVRDLAWLEFAKPDLAAAERFAHAFGFVTAATSPDELQLRGTDPGSPCVIVRKRRESRFLGPTFRAADATDLLRLAAAHRTTVRPLPESIGGVGVELVDPSGLPVRVVADTHELPRLPAQAPLALNLGGEARRVNATQRPLRAPARVQRLGHVVLQSTRYGEALDWYLENLGLIVSDFLYYEGQRHRGPTMSFIRCDRGDEPADHHTLAMNLGPSNRYVHSAYQVADLDAMAAGGQYLLDEGYRRSWGIGRHIQGSQLFDYWRDPDGFLVEHFADGDLFDCHLTPGWAPMSASGLAQWGPPATPDFLGVAPGKDALAEARSIIRSLREDNEFDLERLRGLLKVASS
- a CDS encoding fumarylacetoacetate hydrolase family protein, which produces MTTSVLRTADAWWVLTADGTAARVATDAVTTGQLLADRAAVDAAAAGPGGTAVASLDLVSPVTAPCRVVAQMTNYVSHVEDSGMNPETVPLTFFRKTSGSISGPTDDIVRPEHVRFLDYEIELGLVIGEPLTVGDTVTSSTWTRHVAGLVITNDVSARDVQLPKTQFFEAKSYPTFTPVGPVLLLLDDAELRRLPELRLRLTVDGQVRQDSTCLDMIYSPEQALAALARFQRLDTGDLLLTGTPGGTALKAPPRPVELIGALLPPALKWRKFFQSQAKNPHYLQDGDRLELTIATPDGALDLGTQRTTVRHS
- a CDS encoding acyl-CoA synthetase, with translation MAGPVLTGRTAWPARYDAPDDLAQIEQIPLAQRDLPATTYEALVRSAAQWPQRTAVSVMPDAEHWQQTVSRTYAELLADVHRVANVLHGLGVRRDDTVALISPNCDQLVTATLAAELAGIAAPVNSALSEQQVHRLLGVTGARVVVVASRELDAASWEHGAALARSGAVDAVVVLGPTGGASAPADAGRPADVGDTARVVDLTAEAARAHADRFDGEPPHADDLASVFHTGGTTGNPKLAAHTHRNEVVDAWSVAANTALDDDASIFAALPLFHVNALVVTLLAPILRGQRSVWAGPLGYRDPHLYGVFWKLVESRRISTMSAVPTVYAVLAGVPVDADISSMRFAIVGAAALPPGVRSAFETTTGVTLVEGYGLTEATCASARGFAAHPRPGTVGQRLPYQDLKTVRIEDDGSWTDLPAGSSGTLVITGPTVFPGYVTGREPGGRLIVEGLGKLRDGWLDTGDLARVDDDGFIHLVGRAKDLIVRGGHNLDPAVVEEALLAHPAVTGAAAVGMPDLHSGEVPVAYVSVAEPVAGGDLRAWAAGRVPEPAAAPKAVYVVDAIPMTSVGKIHKVPLRLDATCRAVRAALAAAGADDGIEDVRAELGEDGVVVTLVPRAGDGPQVSDAEVTAALAGFALAWRVLQP
- a CDS encoding DUF4331 family protein, which encodes MADHFSGPRILIDPASDVADVYTFPSPDRPGRLVLALDVFPAAAPAARFSDALVYRFRVRPVARDGQGFSVGDQEYTLDVTFDAPGASAGSEPSAQTGTCTLPGGEQLRFPVDEPTETGGVRIFAGPRLDPFFIDLKGVLATDAIEQLAFQPEGASNALQGANVLAIVIEIDPAAVFGPDAGPLLGVVGETVIAGGRPTRLERMGRPEIKNVILASKKFDQVNRDLEIRDLYNEEDAFAVRPDYEGAYRARFDANLAFFDRLAGDIVWPPGEHGTHPLTDLLFADFLVVDTSKPFSESSSFEIERAALVGREHTTCGGRAPNDDIVDTLYTLLVNGVDGERISDGVDQATRPATHTFPYLVAPNPTPPDAMTVLRSLLPPAAEEPAP
- a CDS encoding TetR/AcrR family transcriptional regulator — its product is MESSRLDRRKAHTRAALIRSAQEFLAEGNSAATIREITDRADVGFGSFYNHFASKEDLFDAAVLATLDMFDEWRAVATVGLTEPAELFATSYRFALVLVRSQPLVARLALAVGPRILTIDRGFRQGALADLTAGVAQGRFVGDPQHLFMMVGGAFLGTAQLLLEDEDLDAESTATDLARRVLLMLGLDRREAERISAIELPPAPQA
- a CDS encoding bifunctional 3-(3-hydroxy-phenyl)propionate/3-hydroxycinnamic acid hydroxylase, with the translated sequence MTATGRGPDVIVVGAGPTGVVAASLLAAYGVRCLVLDRWHEAYPQPRAVHLDDEIYRILGRLGLADDFAAISRPARGLRLIDRQHRTLAEFSRDRLVGVHGYPQANMFDQPELEQLLRTRLAREDAVRFVGGAEVTAVANVAHGRAEVTYRDTGSGTEHRTTAAFVLGCDGANSVVRSAIGARMVDKGFEQRWLVVDVETGVPIDAWEGVHQLCDTHRAGTYMRIGDRRYRWEFRLLDGETAADFGDLDAIRPLIAPWTGPCDAADLTLRRVTDYTFRAQVADRWQDRRVLLLGDAAHLTPPFIGQGMGAGLRDALNLTWKIAGVLRGDLPEQWLATYETERTRHAAELIRTAILLGRAMTQGGRAGDLARRLIAPRLASARGLRAFVNDAASPRLHGNTPALHTRRDRLAGSLCPNAVIGPDDAADRQPRFDDVALGRYVLVCRGTLGQHDRALVAQRGALVLDAAEGTALHAWLHDHHVMAALVRPDGTVARSGRASDLARAVPAYSPVHVIQNSN